Proteins found in one Acinetobacter sp. XH1741 genomic segment:
- a CDS encoding GMC family oxidoreductase N-terminal domain-containing protein: MDKQYDYIVIGAGSAGCVVATRLLQAKAGRVLVLEAGSRDSSMFHTIPATVVKVFQQKSWQYMTVPQKYCNHREMILAQGKVLGGGSSVNGMIYCRGQRQDYDLWASEWGCNQWSYQHVLPFFKKSEKNESLAGEYHGQDGILPVSENRYRHPLTLACIQAGQQMGMNYVNDINGWDQAGVGFYQTTTQNGSRASTSKTYLKSVENHPDLTVITDALVHKIETQGDQVTGVTYSVGEKSPITVQVQKEVILSAGAIGSPKVLLLSGIGPKQHLDELGIECIRDLPVGENFHDHLHMSVNATVTTNNSLLGEDQGLKAVRHFLQWRFTRSGLLTTNILEGGGFIDTNNNGRPDVQFHFLPVLDNFDNTPGEKAVAQAHGLTIKVGHVQPKARGTLRLSSKDPKALPIIDPNYLGHQEDIDANIRAVQAGLRLLQQPALKAIVKEVIEPANTAPDDIEAIDKWMRQNIKTVYHPAGSCKMGNAPQDSVTDQTLKVHGFKNLRVVDCSICPQVPSGNTNAIAIMIGERGADFILNQVA; encoded by the coding sequence ATGGATAAACAATATGACTATATCGTGATTGGCGCAGGCTCTGCGGGTTGTGTAGTTGCAACTCGGCTGTTACAGGCCAAGGCAGGACGAGTTCTTGTATTAGAAGCAGGAAGCCGAGATAGCAGTATGTTTCATACCATACCTGCAACGGTGGTTAAAGTATTCCAGCAAAAATCATGGCAATACATGACCGTTCCGCAAAAATATTGTAATCATCGTGAAATGATCCTTGCACAAGGAAAAGTGTTGGGTGGTGGCAGCTCGGTTAACGGGATGATCTATTGCCGAGGTCAACGTCAGGATTATGATTTATGGGCTTCAGAATGGGGATGCAATCAGTGGTCTTATCAACATGTACTGCCATTTTTTAAAAAGTCAGAAAAAAATGAAAGCCTTGCTGGTGAGTATCACGGACAAGATGGCATTTTACCTGTCAGTGAAAATCGCTATCGCCATCCTTTAACCCTAGCTTGTATTCAGGCGGGTCAGCAAATGGGGATGAACTATGTTAACGATATTAATGGTTGGGATCAGGCAGGCGTAGGGTTTTATCAAACTACCACTCAAAATGGTTCACGTGCCAGTACATCAAAAACCTATTTAAAGTCAGTCGAAAACCATCCAGATCTCACAGTGATTACTGATGCATTGGTTCATAAAATTGAAACCCAAGGTGATCAAGTCACTGGGGTGACTTATAGCGTTGGCGAAAAATCACCGATTACTGTACAGGTTCAAAAAGAAGTCATTCTCAGTGCTGGTGCAATTGGTAGCCCTAAGGTTTTATTACTTTCGGGAATTGGGCCAAAACAGCATTTAGATGAACTCGGCATTGAATGTATTCGTGATTTACCTGTAGGGGAAAACTTTCATGATCATTTGCACATGTCAGTCAATGCAACAGTAACAACCAATAATAGCTTGCTCGGTGAAGACCAAGGTTTAAAAGCAGTAAGGCACTTTTTACAATGGCGTTTTACTCGTTCAGGGTTGCTAACCACCAATATTTTAGAGGGTGGTGGTTTTATTGACACCAACAACAATGGTCGCCCCGATGTTCAGTTTCATTTTTTACCTGTACTGGATAATTTTGATAATACGCCAGGTGAAAAAGCAGTGGCTCAGGCACATGGACTTACCATTAAAGTTGGACATGTACAGCCAAAAGCACGCGGAACTTTACGTTTAAGTAGTAAAGATCCAAAAGCTTTACCTATCATTGACCCTAATTATTTAGGTCATCAAGAAGATATTGACGCCAATATCCGTGCAGTACAAGCCGGACTTCGCCTATTACAACAACCGGCATTGAAAGCAATTGTTAAAGAAGTGATTGAACCTGCAAATACTGCCCCCGATGACATTGAAGCGATTGATAAATGGATGCGTCAGAACATTAAAACGGTCTATCACCCCGCAGGTAGCTGCAAAATGGGCAATGCTCCGCAAGATTCGGTCACAGATCAGACCCTAAAAGTCCATGGTTTTAAAAACTTGCGTGTGGTGGATTGTTCTATTTGCCCACAAGTTCCAAGCGGGAACACCAACGCAATTGCCATCATGATTGGTGAACGTGGTGCAGACTTTATTTTGAATCAGGTTGCCTAG
- a CDS encoding NAD-dependent phenylacetaldehyde dehydrogenase — protein sequence MSEVQILESVQQFMARQHGHFIDGKLVAAEHLDKVDIVNPSTEQVVAQISMGNQQDVENAVKSAEYAFQNAWAETTPYERGVKLNKLADLIEQYGEELAQLESLSTGKLINISRHLEVAQSVIFLRYFAGWATKINGQTMQPSIPSMQGEKYTAFTLRQPIGVVAGIVPWNFSLMIGVWKIGSALTTGCTIVLKPSEFASLSLLRLAELAIEAGIPAGVINVVTGKGDTGQYLIESPHVKKVSFTGSVPTGIAIGKLAMNSNLTRVSLELGGKNAIAVLADANIDEILPTLLQATFVHQGQVCASPERFFVHHTKYDELVEKLSKALSQFKIGSAMDEGSMFGPLSNQPHFHKVKHYLDMAKANNQIIAGGEALDQTGYFVQPTLISFKNTDDPLFSEETFGPVVGVMSFETDEEFIQLMNQSRFGLTASIWTNDLSKALRLIPKIEAGTLWVNMHTFLDPSVPFGGVKASGIGREFSDAFIEDYTELKSVMIRY from the coding sequence ATGAGTGAAGTTCAGATTTTAGAAAGCGTACAGCAATTTATGGCGCGTCAACATGGACATTTTATTGATGGAAAGTTAGTTGCTGCCGAGCATTTAGATAAAGTCGATATTGTAAATCCATCCACTGAACAAGTTGTTGCTCAAATTAGTATGGGCAATCAACAAGATGTCGAAAATGCGGTGAAAAGTGCTGAATATGCTTTTCAAAATGCTTGGGCTGAAACGACGCCGTATGAACGTGGCGTTAAACTGAACAAGCTAGCAGACCTAATTGAGCAATATGGTGAAGAACTTGCACAGCTTGAGTCGTTGTCTACCGGAAAACTCATTAATATTTCTCGTCATCTTGAAGTCGCACAATCTGTTATTTTCTTAAGATATTTTGCTGGTTGGGCAACCAAAATTAATGGTCAAACCATGCAACCCTCTATTCCTTCTATGCAAGGTGAAAAATATACGGCCTTTACTTTAAGACAACCGATTGGTGTGGTTGCAGGGATTGTGCCTTGGAATTTTTCACTCATGATTGGAGTTTGGAAAATCGGCTCAGCTTTAACAACTGGCTGTACCATTGTGCTTAAACCAAGTGAGTTTGCCAGCTTATCTTTATTACGTTTAGCTGAACTTGCCATTGAGGCAGGTATCCCAGCCGGTGTAATTAATGTCGTTACGGGTAAGGGCGATACAGGACAATATTTAATTGAGTCGCCACACGTTAAGAAAGTCTCGTTTACAGGTTCCGTACCAACAGGTATTGCGATTGGTAAACTCGCGATGAACAGCAATTTAACCCGTGTAAGTCTGGAGCTCGGTGGTAAAAATGCCATAGCTGTTTTGGCTGATGCAAATATTGATGAGATATTACCGACTTTACTACAAGCAACTTTTGTGCATCAAGGTCAAGTTTGCGCATCGCCAGAACGGTTTTTTGTACACCACACAAAATACGATGAATTAGTCGAGAAACTTTCTAAAGCACTTTCGCAGTTCAAAATTGGATCGGCTATGGATGAGGGAAGTATGTTCGGACCACTTTCTAATCAACCACATTTTCATAAAGTAAAACATTATTTAGATATGGCAAAAGCCAATAACCAGATTATTGCTGGTGGTGAGGCTTTAGATCAGACTGGGTATTTTGTACAGCCGACTTTAATTTCCTTTAAAAATACGGATGATCCTTTATTTTCAGAAGAAACCTTTGGTCCAGTGGTGGGGGTAATGTCATTTGAAACTGATGAAGAGTTTATTCAGCTTATGAACCAGTCACGCTTTGGTTTAACCGCAAGTATTTGGACAAATGACTTGTCTAAAGCCTTGCGGTTAATTCCTAAAATTGAAGCAGGAACCTTGTGGGTCAATATGCATACATTCTTGGACCCATCTGTTCCTTTTGGTGGTGTGAAAGCTTCGGGAATTGGCAGAGAATTTTCAGATGCATTTATTGAAGATTACACCGAATTAAAATCAGTCATGATTCGGTATTAA
- the pcaD gene encoding 3-oxoadipate enol-lactonase produces the protein MPSFQSADAQINYQTFGEPSSPALVFSNSLGTNYGMWQKQFNELKDQFFVICYDTRGHGSSSTPDGPYTVEQLGEDVVRLLDHLHISKAAFCGISMGGLTGQWLAIHYPDRFSHVVVANTAAKIGQEQAWLDRAKLVREQGLQPIAATAASRWFTDPFIQSHASIVNNLCNDLSAGSAMGYANCCEALAKADVREQLKDIKISVLVIAGTQDPVTTIADGEFMQQRIPQSKLAEIDASHISNVEQPEAFNKILKDFLLG, from the coding sequence ATGCCATCTTTTCAATCTGCCGATGCACAAATTAACTATCAAACCTTTGGCGAGCCATCTTCCCCTGCTCTGGTGTTTTCCAATTCTTTGGGCACCAATTATGGCATGTGGCAAAAACAGTTTAATGAGTTAAAAGATCAATTTTTTGTGATCTGCTATGACACCCGTGGTCACGGTTCATCCTCTACGCCTGACGGCCCATATACGGTAGAGCAACTAGGTGAAGATGTTGTCCGTTTACTCGACCACCTGCATATTAGCAAAGCTGCTTTTTGTGGAATTTCCATGGGAGGTTTAACAGGCCAATGGCTGGCGATTCACTACCCAGACCGTTTTAGTCATGTGGTTGTGGCAAATACTGCCGCTAAAATCGGACAAGAACAAGCATGGCTTGACCGTGCAAAATTAGTACGTGAGCAAGGTTTACAACCGATCGCAGCTACAGCAGCTTCGCGATGGTTTACAGATCCCTTTATCCAAAGTCATGCTTCAATTGTCAACAACCTGTGTAACGACTTAAGTGCTGGCAGCGCAATGGGTTATGCCAATTGTTGTGAGGCTTTGGCTAAAGCGGATGTTCGTGAGCAGTTAAAAGACATCAAAATTTCTGTATTAGTGATTGCTGGAACCCAAGACCCTGTAACCACGATTGCAGATGGTGAGTTTATGCAGCAACGTATTCCGCAATCAAAACTTGCAGAAATAGATGCATCTCATATTTCAAATGTAGAGCAACCAGAAGCTTTTAATAAAATTTTAAAAGATTTTTTATTAGGTTAA
- the pcaF gene encoding 3-oxoadipyl-CoA thiolase: protein MKNAYIIDAIRTPFGRYAGGLAPVRADDLGAVPIKALMQRNPSVDWEQVDDVIYGCANQAGEDNRNVGRMSALLAGLPYQVPATTINRLCGSSLDAIAIAARAIKAGEANLVIAGGVESMSRAPYVMGKSDTAFGRSQKIEDTTMGWRFINPKLKELYGVDTMPQTAENVAEQFNVNRADQDQFALVSQQRTASAQAKGFFSKEIVAVEIPQRKGDAVVIDTDEHPRASTTLEGLSKLKPVVKAEGTVTAGNASGINDGAAALLIASDEAVQSYNLKPRAKIIASTAVGVEPRIMGFAPAPAIKKLFKQANLTLDQMDVIELNEAFAAQALAVTRDLGLPDDSNKVNPNGGAIALGHPLGASGARLVTTALNQLEQIGGRYALCSMCIGVGQGIALIIERVEAL from the coding sequence ATGAAAAACGCTTATATCATCGATGCCATCCGTACCCCATTCGGCCGTTATGCCGGTGGCCTTGCTCCTGTCCGTGCCGATGACCTTGGTGCTGTGCCGATTAAAGCACTTATGCAGCGTAATCCGAGTGTAGATTGGGAACAGGTCGATGATGTGATCTATGGCTGTGCCAACCAAGCCGGTGAAGACAACCGCAATGTCGGTCGTATGTCGGCACTGCTTGCAGGTTTACCGTATCAGGTGCCGGCAACCACCATTAACCGTTTGTGTGGTTCTTCACTCGATGCCATTGCCATTGCTGCCCGTGCTATTAAAGCCGGTGAAGCCAATTTGGTAATTGCAGGCGGTGTGGAAAGTATGAGCCGTGCACCTTATGTAATGGGTAAGTCAGACACCGCTTTTGGTCGTAGCCAGAAGATTGAAGACACCACCATGGGATGGCGTTTCATTAACCCTAAACTTAAAGAATTGTATGGTGTAGACACCATGCCCCAGACTGCCGAAAACGTGGCTGAACAGTTTAACGTTAATCGTGCAGATCAGGACCAGTTTGCCTTGGTGAGCCAACAACGCACCGCAAGCGCGCAAGCCAAAGGCTTTTTTTCTAAAGAAATTGTGGCAGTTGAAATCCCTCAGCGTAAGGGTGACGCTGTTGTAATTGATACTGATGAGCATCCACGTGCATCAACGACCCTCGAAGGTTTAAGCAAACTGAAACCAGTTGTAAAAGCAGAGGGAACAGTCACTGCGGGTAATGCTTCAGGTATTAACGATGGTGCAGCAGCATTGCTTATTGCTTCTGATGAAGCCGTGCAAAGCTACAACTTAAAACCACGTGCCAAGATCATTGCTTCAACAGCTGTGGGTGTAGAACCGCGCATTATGGGCTTTGCTCCGGCACCAGCCATTAAAAAATTATTTAAACAAGCCAATCTGACTTTAGATCAGATGGATGTAATTGAGCTCAATGAAGCATTTGCTGCACAGGCTTTGGCCGTGACTCGTGATTTAGGGTTGCCAGACGATAGCAACAAGGTAAATCCAAATGGTGGTGCGATTGCTTTGGGTCATCCACTTGGTGCATCAGGTGCACGCCTAGTCACCACAGCCTTAAACCAGCTTGAACAAATAGGTGGTCGTTATGCCTTATGTTCGATGTGTATTGGTGTAGGTCAAGGAATTGCACTGATTATTGAACGTGTTGAAGCACTTTAA
- a CDS encoding 3-oxoacid CoA-transferase subunit B: MSYQKLSRDQIAKRVAQDIPDGAYVNLGIGLPTKIASYLPNDKDIFLHSENGLLAFGPPPAAGEEDPELINAGKEFVTMLKGGSFFHHGDSFAMMRGGHLDIAVLGAFQVASNGDLANWHTGAPDAIPAVGGAMDLAVGAKKVFITTDHVTKQGEPKIVAELTYPVTGKHCVDRIYTDLCVIDVTKDGLKVIEKVEGLSFDELQALTGATLIDATQG, from the coding sequence ATGAGCTACCAGAAACTCAGCCGTGACCAGATTGCAAAACGTGTGGCACAAGATATTCCAGATGGTGCCTATGTGAATTTGGGCATCGGTTTACCGACCAAGATTGCAAGCTATTTACCGAATGACAAAGATATTTTTCTTCATTCTGAAAATGGCCTGTTGGCTTTCGGCCCACCGCCAGCGGCAGGTGAAGAAGACCCTGAACTGATTAATGCAGGTAAAGAGTTTGTGACCATGCTCAAAGGCGGCAGCTTTTTCCACCATGGTGATTCATTTGCGATGATGCGTGGTGGTCACCTCGACATTGCCGTGCTTGGCGCATTTCAGGTTGCTTCAAATGGTGACTTGGCGAACTGGCACACAGGTGCACCGGATGCGATTCCTGCTGTTGGTGGTGCAATGGATTTAGCTGTAGGTGCTAAAAAAGTATTTATCACTACCGATCATGTGACCAAACAAGGTGAACCGAAGATTGTGGCTGAGCTCACTTATCCGGTTACAGGTAAACACTGTGTTGATCGTATTTACACCGACCTTTGTGTGATTGACGTGACTAAAGATGGTTTAAAGGTGATTGAGAAAGTTGAAGGTCTTAGTTTTGATGAGTTACAGGCTTTAACGGGTGCAACTTTGATTGATGCGACTCAAGGGTAA
- a CDS encoding 3-oxoacid CoA-transferase subunit A: MIDKSKSSLSEVLSQIKDGATILIGGFGTAGQPAELIDGLIELGVKDLTIVSNNAGNGDYGLAKLLKAGSVKKVICSFPRQSDSYVFDELYRAGKVELEVVPQGNLACRIQAAGMGLGAVFTPTGFGTLLAEGKETREIDGKDYVLEYPIKADFALIKAYKGDRWGNLVYRKSARNFGPIMAMAADVTIAQVSEVVELGGLDPEHIITPGIFVQHVVQVAPAQ; encoded by the coding sequence ATGATTGACAAAAGTAAGTCCTCACTAAGCGAGGTTCTATCGCAGATTAAAGATGGTGCAACCATTCTGATTGGTGGTTTTGGTACCGCAGGACAACCCGCTGAACTCATTGATGGACTAATTGAACTCGGTGTTAAAGATTTAACTATTGTCAGCAACAATGCCGGTAATGGCGATTACGGTCTGGCGAAACTGCTTAAAGCCGGTTCGGTTAAAAAAGTGATTTGTTCTTTCCCACGTCAGTCCGACTCTTACGTGTTTGATGAATTGTACCGTGCCGGAAAGGTTGAGCTTGAAGTCGTGCCACAAGGCAATCTGGCTTGCCGTATCCAAGCTGCTGGTATGGGATTAGGTGCTGTATTTACCCCAACAGGCTTTGGAACACTTCTAGCTGAAGGTAAGGAAACCCGCGAGATTGATGGTAAAGACTACGTACTTGAATATCCAATCAAGGCTGACTTTGCCTTGATTAAAGCCTACAAGGGCGACCGCTGGGGCAATCTGGTTTACCGTAAATCTGCACGTAACTTTGGTCCGATTATGGCGATGGCTGCTGATGTCACGATTGCTCAGGTTTCAGAAGTTGTGGAGCTAGGTGGATTAGACCCAGAGCACATCATCACCCCAGGTATCTTTGTACAGCACGTTGTACAAGTAGCGCCTGCACAGTAA
- the catA gene encoding catechol 1,2-dioxygenase, which yields MNRQQIDALVKQMNVDTAKGQVDARVQQIVVRLLGDLFQAIEDLDIQPSEVWKGLEYFTDAGQANELGLLAAGLGLEHYLDLRADEADAKAGVTGGTPRTIEGPLYVAGAPESVGFARMDDGTESGKIDTLIIEGKVTDTDGNIIENAKVEVWHANSLGNYSFFDKSQSDFNLRRSILTDADGKYVALTTMPVGYGCPPEGTTQALLNKLGRHGNRPSHVHYFVSAPGYRKLTTQFNIEGDEYLWDDFAFATRDGLVATAVDVTDPAEIQRRGLDHAFKHITFNIELVKDAAAAPSTEVERRRASA from the coding sequence ATGAACCGTCAACAAATTGATGCGCTTGTAAAACAAATGAATGTCGACACTGCAAAAGGTCAAGTCGATGCACGTGTTCAACAAATTGTGGTGCGCCTTCTCGGGGATTTATTTCAAGCGATCGAAGATTTAGATATCCAACCGTCAGAAGTATGGAAGGGTCTCGAATATTTCACAGATGCAGGTCAAGCAAACGAACTTGGACTTTTGGCTGCTGGTTTAGGTTTAGAGCACTATCTTGATTTACGTGCAGATGAAGCTGATGCCAAAGCTGGTGTTACTGGTGGCACACCTCGTACCATTGAAGGTCCACTTTATGTCGCTGGTGCGCCTGAATCTGTTGGTTTTGCCCGTATGGATGATGGCACTGAATCTGGCAAAATCGATACCTTAATTATTGAAGGTAAAGTAACTGATACTGATGGCAATATCATTGAAAACGCTAAAGTTGAAGTATGGCATGCTAACAGTTTGGGGAACTACTCTTTCTTTGATAAGTCTCAATCTGACTTTAACTTACGCCGTAGTATTTTGACTGATGCAGATGGTAAATATGTTGCATTAACGACTATGCCAGTAGGCTATGGTTGCCCACCAGAAGGCACAACTCAGGCTCTTCTTAACAAATTAGGCCGTCATGGTAACCGTCCATCTCACGTTCACTACTTTGTATCAGCACCGGGTTATCGCAAGCTGACTACTCAATTCAACATTGAGGGTGATGAGTACCTATGGGATGACTTTGCCTTCGCTACTCGTGATGGTTTAGTTGCAACAGCAGTTGATGTGACTGACCCAGCTGAAATTCAACGCCGTGGTTTAGATCACGCTTTCAAACACATCACATTTAACATCGAACTTGTTAAAGATGCTGCTGCTGCACCGTCAACTGAAGTTGAACGCCGTCGCGCTAGCGCTTAA
- the catC gene encoding muconolactone Delta-isomerase, which yields MLFHVRMDVHIPLDMPADKANEIKAVEKAYSQDLQRQGKWRHIWRITGQYSNISIFDVESNEELHNILQGLPLYPYMNIEVMALNRHPSSVRDDDS from the coding sequence ATGTTATTTCATGTACGTATGGATGTGCATATTCCACTTGATATGCCAGCAGACAAAGCAAATGAAATTAAGGCTGTTGAAAAAGCCTATTCGCAAGACTTACAGCGTCAAGGTAAATGGCGCCACATCTGGCGTATTACAGGCCAGTACTCAAACATCAGTATTTTTGATGTCGAGAGCAATGAAGAATTGCACAACATTTTACAGGGTTTACCACTTTATCCTTACATGAACATCGAAGTGATGGCACTCAATCGCCACCCTTCTTCTGTTCGTGATGATGATTCGTAA
- a CDS encoding muconate/chloromuconate family cycloisomerase — MYRTIETILVDIPTIRPHQLSVTTMRTQTLVLVKITTMDGIVGWGEATTIGGLNYGEESPESVKTNIDTYFAPLLTSVKDLNVAQTLKLIRKNINGNRFAKCAIQTALLDIQAKRLGVPLSEVLGGRLRNSLPVLWTLASGDTEKDIAEARKMIELKRHNTFKLKIGSRPLQHDVDHVIAIKKALGADISVRVDVNRAWSELECIQGIQQLQDGGIDLIEQPCAIQNTEALARLTRRFDVAIMADEALTGPDSAYRIAKNHGADVFAVKIEQSGGLIEACEVAKIAGLAGIDLYGGTMLEGPVGSIASAHAFATFETLAFGTELFGPLLLTEEILKEPLRYENFELHLPTAPGLGIEIDEDKVEKLRR; from the coding sequence ATGTATAGAACCATAGAAACCATACTTGTGGATATTCCAACTATCCGTCCTCACCAGTTGTCTGTAACGACCATGCGTACTCAGACTTTGGTGCTCGTTAAAATTACGACCATGGATGGTATTGTCGGTTGGGGTGAAGCCACCACCATTGGTGGACTGAACTATGGTGAAGAAAGTCCTGAAAGTGTCAAAACTAATATTGATACTTACTTTGCACCATTACTCACATCAGTTAAAGATTTAAACGTTGCACAAACACTCAAATTGATCCGTAAGAATATTAATGGTAACCGTTTTGCGAAATGTGCCATTCAGACTGCCCTACTTGATATTCAGGCAAAACGACTCGGCGTGCCATTAAGCGAAGTTTTAGGTGGACGTCTGCGTAATAGTTTACCTGTACTTTGGACACTCGCGTCTGGCGACACAGAAAAAGATATTGCTGAAGCTCGAAAAATGATTGAGTTAAAACGTCATAACACGTTCAAACTCAAAATCGGCTCACGCCCATTGCAACACGATGTTGACCATGTGATTGCAATTAAAAAAGCACTCGGTGCAGATATTAGTGTACGTGTTGATGTAAATCGTGCATGGTCAGAGCTTGAATGTATTCAAGGTATTCAGCAACTCCAAGATGGTGGAATTGATTTAATTGAACAGCCTTGTGCTATTCAAAATACCGAAGCACTTGCTCGTTTAACACGCCGTTTTGATGTTGCAATTATGGCAGATGAAGCTTTAACAGGCCCTGACAGCGCATACCGTATTGCAAAAAATCATGGTGCAGATGTATTTGCGGTGAAAATTGAACAATCAGGTGGTCTGATCGAAGCATGTGAAGTTGCCAAGATTGCAGGTTTAGCGGGTATCGATCTTTATGGTGGCACCATGCTTGAAGGCCCTGTAGGTAGTATCGCTTCTGCTCATGCGTTTGCGACCTTTGAAACATTAGCGTTTGGCACAGAATTATTTGGTCCGTTATTACTTACCGAAGAAATTTTAAAAGAACCGCTGCGTTATGAAAACTTTGAATTGCACTTGCCAACGGCTCCGGGCTTAGGCATTGAAATTGATGAAGATAAAGTTGAAAAGTTACGTCGTTAA
- a CDS encoding LysR family transcriptional regulator has protein sequence MELRHLRYFVTVVEEQSLTKAAEKLFIAQPPLTRQIKKLEEELGIDLFVKGSRPLKVTEAGLFFYQHAVQILTHTAQAASMAKKMKLVENVVKVGYVSSLLYGRLPQVIYLFRQKNPDIHVELIECGTRDQVEALKLGKIDLGFGRLPISDPAIKRLLLRKEKLKLAIHKKHPLSEFQESGIYLSQIINETIFSYPTTPKPNFSTTIQALFTKLGLVPAKFTEVREIHMALGLVASGEGICIIPESACDIGMKNLTYLNILDLEAYSPISLSMRNMDQSSYIPKILDCIEEIYSEEDVSRNLNL, from the coding sequence ATGGAATTAAGACATCTACGTTATTTTGTTACCGTTGTTGAAGAACAAAGCCTGACGAAAGCTGCGGAAAAGCTTTTTATTGCTCAGCCACCTTTAACACGTCAAATCAAAAAACTAGAAGAAGAGCTAGGCATTGATTTGTTTGTGAAAGGCTCACGTCCATTAAAAGTGACCGAAGCAGGTTTGTTTTTTTACCAACATGCCGTTCAAATTTTAACGCATACCGCTCAAGCTGCTTCGATGGCTAAAAAAATGAAGCTAGTCGAGAACGTGGTTAAAGTGGGTTATGTAAGTTCACTTCTTTATGGGCGATTACCGCAGGTCATTTATCTATTTAGACAAAAAAATCCTGACATTCATGTCGAGCTTATTGAATGTGGCACACGAGATCAGGTCGAAGCTTTAAAGTTAGGAAAAATCGATTTAGGTTTTGGCCGATTGCCAATTAGTGACCCAGCAATCAAACGACTTTTACTCAGAAAAGAAAAGTTAAAACTCGCGATTCATAAGAAGCACCCATTAAGTGAATTCCAAGAGTCAGGAATCTATTTATCCCAAATTATTAATGAGACTATTTTTTCTTATCCAACCACACCTAAACCAAATTTTTCGACCACTATTCAAGCTTTATTTACCAAGTTAGGGCTTGTTCCCGCTAAGTTTACTGAAGTGCGAGAAATTCATATGGCACTGGGGTTAGTGGCATCCGGCGAAGGTATTTGTATTATTCCAGAAAGCGCCTGTGATATCGGCATGAAAAATTTAACTTACTTAAATATCTTAGATTTAGAAGCCTATAGTCCAATCTCTCTATCCATGCGCAACATGGATCAAAGTTCTTATATTCCCAAAATTTTAGATTGTATTGAAGAGATCTATAGCGAAGAAGATGTGTCTAGAAATTTGAATTTATAA
- a CDS encoding TorF family putative porin: MRKILGLASLIISTSVVHAEQLKEQEKTSPYSANVTFASQYISRGFQQTWGKPALQGGLDYINPNGFFVGTWASSVSSNYLRDASVEWDVYTGYLKTIDKFSLGMSVFYYYYPGAKSMPETGSTSYNYGEIVPQIGYGPLSLKYFITYTPDYAGYNSKTMGGPAGKRSRGSSYLDLNFTQPINDTWTFGAHYGYERIKNFSESNFQDVKAELIKDLGDGWSTGLAYTKAWDKNSYYKKYSNGEAGAPVSNPIDSTFTVSVKKVF; encoded by the coding sequence ATGAGAAAAATTTTAGGTTTAGCTTCACTTATTATTTCTACTAGCGTTGTACATGCAGAACAATTAAAAGAACAAGAAAAAACCTCTCCTTATAGCGCGAATGTTACTTTTGCTAGTCAATATATTTCACGTGGTTTCCAACAAACTTGGGGCAAACCTGCCTTGCAAGGTGGCCTAGATTATATTAATCCGAATGGCTTTTTTGTTGGGACTTGGGCATCGAGTGTGAGTTCTAACTATCTTCGGGATGCTTCTGTTGAGTGGGATGTTTATACAGGCTATTTAAAAACAATCGATAAATTTTCATTAGGAATGTCGGTTTTTTACTATTACTATCCAGGCGCAAAAAGTATGCCTGAAACGGGCAGTACATCTTATAACTATGGTGAAATCGTACCTCAAATTGGTTATGGTCCTTTAAGTCTTAAATATTTTATTACCTATACGCCAGATTATGCCGGTTATAACTCTAAAACCATGGGTGGACCCGCTGGTAAGCGTTCTAGAGGTTCAAGTTATTTAGATCTTAACTTCACCCAACCTATTAATGACACTTGGACTTTTGGGGCTCATTATGGCTATGAGCGAATCAAAAATTTTTCAGAGTCTAATTTTCAGGATGTTAAAGCCGAACTCATTAAAGATTTAGGCGATGGTTGGAGTACAGGACTGGCTTATACAAAAGCATGGGATAAAAATAGCTACTATAAAAAGTATAGTAATGGTGAGGCAGGTGCACCTGTTTCAAATCCGATTGATTCGACTTTTACAGTGTCTGTAAAAAAGGTCTTTTAA